A part of Candidatus Saccharibacteria bacterium genomic DNA contains:
- a CDS encoding rhodanese-like domain-containing protein produces MKKSLMIVLLAIVAGVAIWMVWANRPKASLVQTMKLADGALLLDVRTSEEYQEKHGENALNIPLAAIGQGVMPQVAKDAPIYVYCRSGNRSAEASELLRKAGFKNVTDIGAYENLARYGINNAKMVAPNRGQLKAP; encoded by the coding sequence ATGAAGAAAAGTCTTATGATTGTACTCCTAGCTATAGTAGCCGGAGTGGCAATATGGATGGTGTGGGCCAATCGGCCTAAAGCCAGTCTTGTACAAACGATGAAACTAGCCGACGGTGCGCTGCTACTAGACGTACGCACAAGCGAAGAATACCAAGAAAAGCATGGTGAAAATGCACTTAATATTCCGCTCGCAGCTATCGGGCAAGGTGTTATGCCGCAGGTCGCTAAAGATGCACCCATATACGTGTATTGTCGTAGCGGTAATCGTTCCGCAGAAGCCAGTGAGTTACTGCGAAAAGCCGGCTTTAAAAATGTAACAGACATTGGTGCCTACGAAAACCTAGCGCGCTATGGAATCAACAATGCAAAAATGGTTGCACCGAACCGGGGCCAACTAAAAGCTCCTTAA
- the tilS gene encoding tRNA lysidine(34) synthetase TilS yields the protein MKYLVAVSGGVDSVVLLDMLARRAAQEPSMKLIVAHVDHGIRDDSAADAQFVAELAKRYHLPFISKRFELGPSASEDRARQVRYEFLFEQASLFDAKVVTAHHQGDVVETIAINLARGTGWRGLAVLNRPGMWRPLLALSKSKLYDYALVHRLEWVEDSTNASDRYQRNRLRQSMNTQLGASNRIQLAELRLRQLQLGKAIEHETERLLAAHSGSRHFLTQVDATVALELLGSDIKQQTGLRPTRPQLVGALHAVKTAASRTTHQVGSGIELTFSARKYIVQVV from the coding sequence ATGAAATATCTTGTGGCAGTAAGCGGTGGGGTGGACAGCGTGGTACTGCTCGACATGCTAGCTCGTCGCGCGGCACAAGAACCATCGATGAAGTTGATAGTTGCCCATGTTGACCACGGTATTCGCGACGACAGCGCGGCTGACGCGCAGTTTGTGGCTGAACTCGCCAAGCGCTATCACCTACCGTTTATCAGCAAACGCTTTGAACTTGGACCCTCCGCGAGCGAAGATCGGGCGAGGCAGGTGCGCTATGAGTTTTTATTTGAACAGGCGTCTTTGTTTGATGCTAAGGTTGTGACGGCGCATCATCAGGGTGATGTGGTCGAGACCATCGCAATCAATTTGGCGCGCGGTACGGGCTGGCGAGGCTTGGCAGTACTCAATCGGCCGGGAATGTGGCGCCCGCTACTTGCTTTGTCAAAATCTAAACTCTACGACTATGCACTCGTTCATCGACTCGAATGGGTTGAAGATAGTACAAATGCCTCTGATCGCTATCAGCGCAATCGACTGCGCCAATCGATGAACACGCAGCTCGGCGCTAGTAACCGCATTCAATTAGCTGAACTGCGACTGCGCCAACTGCAGCTTGGTAAGGCAATTGAGCACGAAACCGAAAGATTACTAGCGGCCCATTCCGGTTCACGACACTTTCTGACCCAAGTCGATGCCACAGTTGCGCTTGAACTCCTTGGCAGCGATATTAAGCAGCAAACCGGCCTGCGCCCAACTCGGCCACAGCTCGTCGGAGCGCTTCACGCTGTGAAAACTGCCGCCTCTCGAACAACCCATCAAGTGGGGAGCGGTATCGAGTTAACATTCAGTGCTCGAAAATACATCGTTCAAGTAGTATAA
- the ftsH gene encoding ATP-dependent zinc metalloprotease FtsH: protein MVKRPSGKVSNTLRLTLFWAVLLLSTLGVWAIAMPHQTLKDVPVSQVIQDVNAGKVDKIQGTGDELMITKKGESKPTEKSYIKGGVTAMLKDDLVDKSKFTYSDAAPSDTGNTIWNLASIIVPVLLIAGFFMFMMRQAQGQNNQAMSFGKSKAKLYGLDKERVTFEDVAGNDNAKQDLEEVVDFLKHPKKYESLGAKIPKGVLLVGNPGTGKTMLARAVAGEANVPFFSISGSEFVEMFVGVGASRVRDLFTKAKKNAPAIIFIDEIDAVGRKRGSGMGGGHDEREQTLNQILVEMDGFETGTNVIVLAATNRADVLDPALLRPGRFDRHVTITLPERKDREAILKVHFKNKPTDNTVDLDKLAAKTAGSSGADLANIANEAAIIAARRNAKNITGKDLTEAFEKVAIGPERKAKVMNEREKEMTAYHEAGHAIVGHVLPDSDPVHKVTIIPRGATGGVTWFLPPEDKNYTNVYEFKDILARAMGGRIAEKIIYGADGITTGAGSDLRKATEIARDMIIEQGMGSKLRDQVFHEDAGGMVFEKITHERPYSDATAQEIDNEVEALIKEAAKRAELVLTKNRDTLERLKNALLEAETLEEEEAAKLMIDTVLPEGAKLHGAKA from the coding sequence ATGGTAAAACGACCCTCAGGAAAAGTAAGTAACACACTACGACTGACGTTATTTTGGGCAGTACTTTTGCTCTCTACTCTTGGGGTATGGGCGATCGCCATGCCGCACCAAACGCTTAAGGACGTGCCAGTGTCACAAGTCATTCAAGACGTTAACGCGGGCAAGGTCGACAAGATTCAAGGCACCGGTGATGAGCTGATGATCACGAAAAAGGGCGAGAGCAAACCTACCGAAAAGTCCTACATCAAGGGCGGTGTTACTGCGATGCTCAAAGACGATTTGGTGGACAAAAGCAAGTTTACGTATAGCGACGCTGCACCGTCTGACACTGGTAATACCATATGGAATCTAGCTTCTATCATTGTGCCAGTATTGCTGATTGCTGGGTTCTTTATGTTTATGATGCGCCAGGCACAAGGGCAGAATAACCAGGCGATGAGTTTTGGCAAGAGCAAGGCCAAGCTTTATGGACTCGACAAAGAACGGGTGACATTTGAAGATGTGGCCGGAAATGACAATGCTAAGCAGGACCTTGAAGAAGTTGTCGATTTCTTAAAACATCCGAAAAAATATGAATCACTTGGCGCTAAAATTCCTAAAGGCGTATTGCTCGTCGGCAACCCTGGTACTGGTAAGACAATGCTTGCCCGTGCTGTCGCCGGTGAAGCTAATGTGCCGTTTTTCAGTATCTCAGGTAGCGAATTTGTAGAGATGTTTGTTGGTGTTGGTGCAAGCCGCGTGCGCGATTTGTTCACAAAGGCTAAAAAGAACGCACCGGCTATTATATTTATCGACGAGATTGATGCTGTCGGCCGCAAGCGTGGTAGTGGGATGGGTGGTGGTCATGATGAACGTGAACAAACGCTCAACCAGATTTTAGTAGAGATGGACGGATTTGAAACCGGCACCAATGTTATTGTGTTGGCAGCAACCAATCGCGCTGACGTGCTCGACCCCGCCCTTCTGCGACCCGGCCGCTTTGACCGTCATGTCACGATTACACTGCCCGAGCGTAAAGATCGTGAAGCAATTTTAAAAGTGCATTTTAAGAACAAGCCAACCGACAACACAGTTGACCTCGACAAGCTAGCAGCAAAAACTGCCGGCAGCAGTGGTGCAGACCTTGCCAATATCGCCAATGAGGCGGCGATCATCGCCGCTCGTCGCAACGCCAAAAATATCACTGGCAAAGACCTCACCGAAGCATTTGAGAAAGTCGCCATTGGTCCAGAGCGTAAAGCAAAAGTGATGAACGAAAGAGAAAAAGAGATGACCGCCTACCATGAAGCCGGTCATGCCATTGTTGGCCATGTGCTTCCAGACAGCGATCCAGTACATAAGGTGACGATTATTCCGCGCGGTGCTACGGGTGGCGTGACCTGGTTCTTGCCGCCTGAAGATAAAAATTACACCAATGTCTATGAGTTCAAAGACATTCTGGCGCGGGCTATGGGTGGTCGTATTGCTGAAAAGATTATTTATGGTGCAGACGGCATAACGACTGGGGCCGGAAGTGATCTACGTAAAGCCACCGAAATCGCTCGTGATATGATCATTGAACAGGGCATGGGTAGCAAACTGCGTGACCAAGTATTTCACGAAGATGCCGGTGGCATGGTATTCGAAAAGATTACTCATGAGCGACCCTATAGTGATGCAACTGCCCAAGAGATCGATAATGAAGTCGAAGCCCTCATAAAAGAAGCTGCAAAACGTGCGGAGTTGGTGCTGACTAAAAATCGCGACACACTCGAGCGCCTGAAAAACGCATTGCTTGAAGCCGAAACACTGGAAGAAGAGGAGGCGGCCAAACTGATGATCGATACCGTCTTGCCTGAGGGTGCAAAACTTCACGGGGCAAAAGCCTAG
- a CDS encoding polysaccharide biosynthesis protein has translation MAENRVRSVVAKANQKLSIQWAALLLSASTLISSLLGIYRDRLLNGLYLDSYPVGIDAYTVAFTIPDFMFFILVSGALSVTFIPVFNQRLGTGNRKSAWELSSSLINFMALVTLIASILIIIFAEPLVRYVVGPGLDESGRGLAVSMMRIIAVNPFLFAVATVIASMQQAVGRFTFYALAPTIYNIGIIIGAQFFTEGINMFGWQVFDGGIMGVALGVVLGSVMQLVVSSIGLIGLGFDYEMKIKWKNQGFRQVLRLLPARSLDQGIDYVNGLVETNLASHMADGTIRAYQQALSLSLMPVSLIGVAISNAAFPRMTERLGQGRPDLFRRELLSILRWIVWLTLPVVTITFFARGFIVSFIKNGGNALIAGLLGALVLSILFRTIYHIAARAFYAQQDTRTPLYVSIFSIALNIGLAVTFTSVLGWGVNGLAWAQSLVALVEVLILCSILAVRIPKLFHRKFWHAIMRMIAASALMALITYGSVLLFQLQSSDMTFFSTFPKFGVIVAVSFATYVGLSKLFHLTEADPVIRRVNALLFGKK, from the coding sequence ATGGCGGAAAACCGCGTACGATCAGTCGTCGCTAAGGCAAACCAGAAGCTATCCATTCAGTGGGCGGCTTTGCTGTTATCGGCTAGTACACTGATTTCGTCACTGCTTGGTATCTACCGTGACCGTTTACTTAATGGACTTTACCTCGACAGCTATCCAGTCGGGATCGATGCCTATACTGTCGCATTCACCATACCTGACTTTATGTTTTTCATTTTGGTATCGGGTGCACTCAGTGTGACGTTTATCCCAGTGTTCAATCAGCGGCTCGGTACAGGAAATCGCAAATCAGCCTGGGAGCTTAGTTCGAGTCTGATCAATTTTATGGCACTTGTAACTTTAATTGCGAGTATATTGATCATTATTTTTGCCGAACCACTTGTTCGATATGTAGTTGGACCAGGACTCGACGAAAGTGGTCGTGGCTTAGCGGTCAGTATGATGCGTATTATTGCTGTCAACCCATTCTTGTTCGCAGTGGCGACGGTGATTGCAAGTATGCAGCAGGCTGTTGGGCGGTTTACATTTTATGCACTCGCGCCAACGATCTATAACATAGGTATCATTATCGGTGCCCAGTTCTTCACTGAGGGCATTAACATGTTTGGCTGGCAGGTATTTGACGGCGGTATTATGGGTGTCGCACTGGGAGTAGTATTAGGATCAGTTATGCAGCTAGTTGTTAGCTCGATTGGGTTGATAGGGCTTGGGTTTGACTATGAGATGAAAATCAAATGGAAAAACCAAGGTTTCCGACAAGTATTACGGCTACTGCCGGCACGTTCACTGGATCAGGGGATTGATTATGTGAATGGATTGGTAGAAACAAACCTCGCTTCCCATATGGCAGATGGTACCATTCGTGCCTACCAGCAAGCGCTTTCGCTGAGTCTTATGCCGGTGAGTTTAATCGGAGTAGCAATCAGTAATGCCGCCTTTCCGCGCATGACTGAGCGACTAGGGCAGGGGCGACCCGATCTCTTTCGTCGTGAGCTACTATCGATACTACGCTGGATTGTTTGGCTAACGCTGCCCGTTGTTACCATAACTTTCTTTGCGCGCGGATTTATTGTCAGTTTCATTAAGAATGGAGGCAATGCACTTATTGCGGGATTGCTTGGAGCACTCGTATTGTCCATACTGTTTCGCACGATATATCATATTGCGGCGCGCGCATTTTATGCTCAGCAAGACACGCGCACCCCACTATACGTGTCAATTTTCTCCATCGCTCTTAATATTGGACTTGCTGTCACCTTCACGAGCGTACTCGGCTGGGGAGTAAACGGGTTAGCATGGGCACAGTCACTGGTGGCATTGGTGGAAGTTCTGATTTTGTGTAGTATATTAGCCGTACGGATCCCTAAGTTATTTCACCGGAAGTTTTGGCACGCGATTATGCGCATGATAGCAGCAAGCGCACTGATGGCGCTTATCACATATGGTAGCGTGCTACTGTTCCAGCTACAGAGCAGCGATATGACATTCTTCTCGACATTTCCAAAGTTCGGTGTGATCGTTGCCGTCAGTTTCGCGACGTATGTAGGATTGTCGAAGCTCTTTCACCTCACTGAGGCCGATCCGGTGATTCGGCGCGTAAATGCACTACTATTCGGGAAGAAATAA